Proteins encoded by one window of Cellvibrio sp. KY-GH-1:
- a CDS encoding cellulase family glycosylhydrolase translates to MTTPHKSMRLTLMGLAVLAASYGSSASAACSYVITNEWNTGATGEIRITNSTSAAINGWSVNWQYASANRLSGSWNATVSGTNPYTATNLSWNGTLQPGGTATFGFQMNKNGAAAEIPTINGAVCSGTPTSSAPSTSSSAPPRSSSSAPVLSSSSSSSLQACLQQCNWYGSLQPVCVTTASGWGYENGKSCVSRATCTSQPAPYGLTNCGSSSSVIITTSRSSSSTPATSSSSIRSSSSAPATSSSSIRSSSSAPATSSSSIRSSSSAPTTSSSSIRSSSSSGTNTSAGVFRVNAQGNLTKDGQLLPARCGNWFGLEGRHEPSNDSANPSGAPMELYVGNMWWVNDSKGSGRTIDQTMKELKAAGITMLRMPISPQTLDANDPQGKEPNLKNHQSVRQTNARQGMEDFIKIADANDIQIFVDIHSCSNYVGWRAGRIDARPPYVDKDRVGYDYKREEYSCATTGNPSSVTKIHAYDKTKWLATIKEVAGLSAKLGVDNLIGIDIFNEPWDYTWAEWKSLSEEAYAAMNSVNPNMLIIVEGISGNANSQDGTPDTKVPVPHGSEDTNPNWGENLFEAGTDPINIPKDRLVFSPHTYGPSVFVQKHFMDPAQTECAGLEGDEAAMHKCRVVINPTVLEAGWEEHFGYLREQGYGILIGEFGGNMDWPNKTSQADRTTWSHITTNVDQQWQTAAAAYFKKKGINACYWSMNPESADTFGWYLTPWDPVSANDKWGQWTTLDPRKTTLLNSLWGR, encoded by the coding sequence ATGACTACTCCGCACAAAAGCATGCGCTTGACCCTGATGGGGTTGGCAGTGCTTGCAGCTAGCTATGGAAGTTCTGCGTCGGCAGCGTGCAGCTACGTAATTACCAACGAGTGGAATACCGGTGCAACCGGTGAAATCCGTATTACCAACTCCACATCGGCAGCGATTAACGGTTGGTCCGTGAATTGGCAGTACGCCTCAGCCAACCGTTTGTCCGGCTCCTGGAATGCCACCGTATCCGGCACTAACCCCTACACAGCCACTAACCTAAGCTGGAACGGCACTTTGCAGCCAGGTGGAACAGCGACCTTTGGCTTTCAAATGAATAAGAATGGCGCGGCGGCAGAGATTCCAACGATTAACGGCGCCGTGTGTAGCGGAACACCGACCTCATCGGCTCCGTCTACCTCGTCATCTGCACCACCGAGATCATCTTCATCGGCTCCGGTGTTGAGTTCATCGAGTTCATCAAGTTTGCAGGCTTGCTTGCAGCAATGTAATTGGTACGGCAGCTTGCAACCGGTTTGCGTGACCACCGCCAGCGGATGGGGTTATGAAAACGGCAAGAGCTGCGTGTCGCGCGCTACTTGCACCAGTCAACCAGCGCCTTACGGACTGACTAACTGCGGCAGCTCATCAAGCGTAATCATTACAACCAGTCGCTCCAGTTCGTCTACGCCAGCAACCAGCTCGAGTTCGATTCGCTCGTCCAGTTCTGCGCCCGCGACCAGTTCAAGTTCCATCCGGTCTTCCAGTTCTGCGCCGGCTACCAGTTCAAGCTCGATTCGCTCGTCCAGTTCAGCGCCCACTACCAGTTCAAGTTCAATTCGCTCGTCCAGCTCGTCGGGCACTAATACCAGCGCAGGCGTGTTCCGCGTAAACGCTCAAGGTAACCTGACCAAAGATGGACAGTTGTTGCCAGCGCGTTGTGGTAACTGGTTTGGTTTGGAGGGGCGCCATGAACCATCGAACGATTCCGCCAACCCAAGTGGTGCGCCCATGGAGTTGTATGTCGGCAATATGTGGTGGGTGAACGACAGTAAAGGCTCTGGCCGCACTATCGACCAAACCATGAAAGAATTGAAAGCGGCGGGTATAACCATGCTGCGTATGCCAATTTCTCCCCAAACGCTGGATGCCAATGATCCCCAAGGCAAAGAGCCAAACTTGAAGAACCATCAATCCGTTCGCCAGACCAATGCGCGTCAGGGGATGGAAGATTTCATCAAGATTGCCGATGCCAATGACATCCAGATTTTTGTCGATATCCACTCTTGCTCTAACTACGTAGGTTGGCGTGCAGGTCGTATCGACGCTCGTCCACCTTATGTGGATAAAGACCGCGTGGGTTACGACTACAAGCGTGAAGAATATTCTTGTGCGACTACCGGTAATCCAAGTTCAGTGACCAAGATTCACGCCTACGACAAAACCAAGTGGTTGGCGACCATCAAAGAAGTTGCTGGTCTGTCGGCCAAGTTGGGCGTGGATAACCTGATCGGTATCGATATTTTCAACGAGCCATGGGATTACACCTGGGCTGAGTGGAAATCTCTCTCCGAAGAAGCTTACGCGGCGATGAACTCGGTAAACCCGAATATGCTGATTATCGTGGAAGGTATTTCTGGCAACGCCAACTCACAAGACGGCACACCGGACACCAAAGTCCCAGTGCCACATGGCAGCGAAGATACCAATCCTAACTGGGGTGAAAACCTGTTTGAAGCCGGGACCGATCCAATCAATATTCCGAAAGATCGCTTGGTATTCTCACCGCACACCTACGGTCCATCTGTGTTTGTACAAAAACACTTTATGGACCCCGCACAAACCGAGTGTGCTGGTCTGGAAGGCGATGAAGCAGCAATGCACAAGTGCCGTGTAGTGATTAACCCAACCGTGTTGGAAGCTGGCTGGGAAGAGCACTTCGGTTACCTGCGCGAACAAGGCTACGGTATTTTGATTGGTGAATTTGGTGGCAATATGGATTGGCCCAACAAAACCAGCCAGGCGGATCGCACCACCTGGAGTCATATCACCACCAACGTAGATCAACAATGGCAAACCGCGGCGGCGGCCTACTTCAAGAAGAAAGGCATCAATGCCTGTTACTGGTCTATGAACCCGGAATCTGCCGATACCTTCGGCTGGTACCTGACTCCATGGGATCCAGTCAGTGCAAACGACAAGTGGGGTCAATGGACCACGCTTGATCCACGCAAGACCACGCTGTTGAACAGTCTGTGGGGCCGTTAA
- a CDS encoding MdtA/MuxA family multidrug efflux RND transporter periplasmic adaptor subunit: MSASVNRLSRGKRWLLAVSAVVVLFLVWFFAIRAPEAKRPPPPNPWMGPTPVHVVSVSKSDLKVHIKAIGSVSPLNTVTVRPRVGGPILSVKFSEGQSVKAGDLLAEIDPAPYLVKLHQAEGALQETKAQLKNAEDDLALYEQLLTKNSIAKQQFDKQKALVEQFRGTLKSHSAQLEDARLQLSYTRITAPISGRTGLRKVDVGNLVNANDSTGLVTITQTQPISVVFTIPENQLIAVRQAHSAALSAQQSLAVEAWDRSEHNLLSVGKLTTLDNQIDSTTGTLRLKAEFDNTDDSLFPNQFINARLHLQTLDGAVTIPADAVQYGSKGTYVYLIKDNKAEMRRIKLGALEGENIAVLDGLAEGDQVVLEGVDRLWPGKDVKVIEQPSAKN, from the coding sequence ATGTCTGCTTCTGTAAATCGCTTGTCACGCGGCAAGCGCTGGCTGCTCGCCGTGAGCGCCGTTGTGGTTTTGTTTTTAGTGTGGTTTTTCGCGATTCGCGCGCCCGAAGCCAAACGCCCGCCTCCGCCAAACCCCTGGATGGGCCCAACACCGGTACACGTAGTTAGCGTTAGCAAAAGCGATTTAAAAGTACATATCAAAGCCATTGGGAGCGTCAGTCCGTTAAACACGGTAACCGTGCGCCCGCGCGTTGGTGGACCGATCCTGAGCGTGAAATTTAGTGAAGGTCAGTCGGTTAAAGCCGGTGACCTGTTAGCGGAGATTGACCCGGCGCCCTACCTAGTAAAACTCCATCAGGCCGAAGGCGCGTTACAGGAAACTAAAGCGCAGCTGAAGAATGCAGAAGATGATTTGGCGCTGTACGAGCAACTATTGACCAAAAACTCCATCGCCAAACAGCAATTCGATAAGCAAAAAGCCCTGGTAGAACAATTTCGCGGGACATTAAAAAGTCACAGCGCCCAGTTGGAGGACGCGCGTCTGCAACTGTCCTACACTCGTATTACCGCACCTATTTCCGGCCGTACCGGTCTGCGTAAAGTCGATGTGGGCAACCTGGTCAACGCCAATGACAGCACCGGGCTGGTCACCATTACCCAAACCCAGCCTATTTCCGTGGTATTTACCATTCCGGAAAACCAGTTGATCGCCGTGCGTCAGGCTCATTCTGCTGCGCTATCGGCACAACAATCACTGGCGGTGGAGGCATGGGATCGTAGCGAGCACAACCTTTTATCCGTTGGCAAACTGACCACGCTGGATAACCAAATCGATTCCACCACCGGCACTCTGCGCCTGAAGGCGGAGTTTGATAACACCGATGACAGCCTCTTCCCCAATCAATTTATTAACGCGCGCTTACACCTGCAGACGCTGGACGGCGCGGTGACGATTCCCGCCGATGCCGTGCAGTACGGCAGCAAAGGCACTTATGTTTACTTGATAAAAGACAACAAAGCAGAGATGCGTCGAATCAAACTAGGCGCATTGGAAGGCGAAAATATTGCGGTACTCGACGGGTTGGCTGAAGGTGATCAGGTTGTATTGGAGGGCGTTGATCGCCTTTGGCCGGGCAAAGACGTAAAGGTGATTGAACAGCCTTCGGCGAAAAATTGA
- a CDS encoding BON domain-containing protein, with translation MEFNDPWPPELIDRFNTNRLIVLKRQASALGLEKKLRQDEISRRNDNDIFIDVRQALIDLEPVRADVLKFSINDGWITLQGEVDWEYQRRAIISRVLFIVGVAGIVNDIHIKNPPMLFAGINN, from the coding sequence ATGGAATTCAACGATCCTTGGCCACCAGAACTTATTGACAGGTTCAACACTAATCGCTTGATTGTGCTCAAGCGTCAGGCTTCAGCGCTGGGGCTGGAAAAAAAGTTGCGACAGGATGAGATATCCCGTCGCAATGACAATGACATATTTATCGATGTAAGACAGGCCCTGATTGATTTGGAGCCCGTGCGTGCAGATGTGTTGAAATTTTCAATAAATGATGGGTGGATTACATTACAAGGTGAGGTCGATTGGGAATATCAACGCCGCGCCATTATTTCCAGGGTTTTATTTATTGTTGGTGTGGCGGGAATTGTTAATGACATTCATATAAAAAATCCACCTATGCTGTTCGCAGGTATAAATAATTGA
- a CDS encoding DUF692 family multinuclear iron-containing protein: protein MLPGSQLPKLGVGINYHWDFAPLITSNPQLIQFIEVSPDMLCEEILADGRRSLRFEARKLADLKRLAQQFPVIVHGLGLSIGSARGWNQDYVNMLDQYAQQQQFYWHSEHLGFTLVQGDSAGEDHAGLLLPLPFTREALALLEPRIQHLCKRYGVPFLIENTTYYLPDFSGNDWSEIEFLNQLLTNTDCGLLLDLYNFYCNALNFGFDPAYALMQLQLDRVVEIHIAGGITHEGFQLDVHSDLVPDAVWGLLDLILPHTPNLCAITYELLEFSLPMLGEEKILSQLTLAQTAWKKYCAIHGTHLHTNQVSTREPGYASC, encoded by the coding sequence ATGTTACCCGGATCTCAGCTGCCGAAATTAGGTGTAGGGATTAATTATCACTGGGATTTTGCGCCGCTAATCACCAGCAACCCACAGCTGATTCAATTTATTGAAGTCAGCCCGGATATGTTATGCGAAGAAATTTTAGCAGATGGCCGCCGAAGCCTGCGTTTCGAAGCGCGTAAACTTGCCGACCTCAAACGCCTGGCGCAGCAATTTCCGGTGATAGTACACGGACTGGGTTTATCCATAGGTTCAGCGCGCGGCTGGAATCAGGATTATGTAAATATGCTTGATCAATATGCGCAGCAGCAACAATTTTACTGGCACAGCGAGCACTTGGGATTCACGTTGGTGCAGGGTGACAGCGCGGGCGAAGACCATGCGGGACTACTATTACCCCTTCCATTTACGCGCGAAGCACTCGCGTTGCTTGAACCAAGAATTCAACATCTATGCAAGCGTTATGGCGTTCCCTTTCTCATTGAAAACACGACCTACTATCTACCGGATTTCTCAGGCAATGATTGGAGTGAAATTGAATTTCTCAATCAATTGCTGACGAACACCGATTGTGGTTTATTGCTCGACCTCTACAATTTTTATTGCAATGCGTTGAATTTTGGTTTTGACCCTGCCTATGCGTTAATGCAATTGCAATTGGATCGGGTTGTGGAAATTCACATCGCCGGCGGCATAACCCATGAAGGGTTTCAATTGGATGTACACAGCGATTTGGTTCCGGACGCTGTGTGGGGCCTACTGGACTTAATCCTACCCCACACCCCCAACCTCTGTGCAATTACTTATGAACTGCTGGAATTTTCACTGCCGATGCTGGGCGAAGAAAAAATTCTGTCGCAACTAACACTCGCTCAAACTGCATGGAAAAAATATTGCGCCATCCACGGCACCCATCTACACACCAATCAGGTTAGCACCAGGGAGCCGGGGTATGCCTCTTGCTGA
- a CDS encoding acyltransferase family protein: MQGSNNFRLDIQGLRGIAVLLVVLYHLDLPWLTGGYIGVDIFFVISGYLITGHLAEALDNNRFSFSEFYARRVRRIIPASIFVLFCTMLVSWFLLPPLLLPKVMKETISTALYLPNIFYAYQQTDYLAETAPSPLLHYWSLGVEEQFYFIWPLLLFCCWRLFGSQKKYLAGILIILLGLSLMACILLTQSSQPWAFFLVFTRAWELGFGGLLAFWLIEKKYTAHNPLAPFSSIIGWSGLVLVGSCAIFYNKHTHFPGFAAALPVLGAALILLAGAIGKNTVYLNKVMGIKPLQYMGLISYSLYLWHWPVIVFAQELWPEFTGIYAIVSLFIVSAVLAELTYRFIEQPFRNVSGKFYLPAKSALISCGAASIFLVLIAGGYGWQVKSWQLFSDQLAQEYVPDTSPEFTGYVPRNLAPDLRQVSKSVPKIYNDGCHDDLIAEVAAGCVFGDTNARKTYVLYGDSHAAQWFPALQKYSEKNGVRLVTFTKSSCPATDIDVIWRGGEYTSCVNWRKKVLKKINQLNPDVVIVSSYYGARASLDMEDSSKEWMQGLVRMFTSFPEKTQVVIIGDTPSFTRTPALCLSKNLSDTDKCAEPRGNVVDLQLADMEEKVARDHHQHYIDMNRYLCTDSTCGLIVGNVLIYRDRHHITVEFSEKLADVLGGAIDGTLISSLALHN, encoded by the coding sequence TTGCAAGGGTCAAATAATTTTCGTCTTGATATTCAAGGTCTCAGAGGAATAGCAGTACTGCTAGTGGTGCTGTATCACTTGGATCTGCCCTGGCTAACCGGCGGCTATATTGGGGTCGATATATTTTTTGTCATTTCCGGGTATTTGATTACTGGCCATTTGGCTGAAGCGTTGGATAACAATCGTTTTAGTTTTAGTGAGTTTTATGCACGTCGTGTGCGCAGGATTATTCCCGCATCAATATTTGTGTTGTTCTGCACCATGTTGGTTTCCTGGTTTTTGTTACCACCTTTGCTCCTGCCAAAGGTAATGAAAGAAACTATTTCCACTGCACTTTATTTGCCCAATATTTTTTACGCTTACCAACAGACTGATTATTTGGCGGAGACTGCGCCCTCGCCCCTGTTGCACTATTGGTCTCTCGGCGTTGAAGAACAGTTTTATTTTATCTGGCCCTTGTTGTTATTTTGTTGCTGGCGTTTATTCGGGAGCCAAAAAAAATACCTGGCCGGTATTCTGATAATACTGCTGGGGCTGTCGTTGATGGCGTGTATTCTTCTGACTCAGTCAAGTCAGCCCTGGGCATTCTTTCTGGTGTTTACCCGCGCGTGGGAATTGGGTTTTGGAGGGCTCCTGGCCTTTTGGTTGATTGAAAAAAAATATACCGCTCATAATCCTCTAGCCCCCTTTTCTTCAATAATCGGTTGGTCAGGGCTAGTACTGGTCGGCAGTTGTGCAATTTTCTATAACAAACATACCCACTTTCCCGGCTTTGCGGCGGCGTTGCCGGTATTGGGTGCAGCCCTGATTTTGCTGGCAGGGGCTATTGGCAAGAACACGGTGTATCTGAACAAAGTCATGGGGATTAAACCGCTGCAATATATGGGGTTAATTTCCTATTCGCTCTATCTGTGGCATTGGCCAGTTATCGTTTTCGCGCAGGAGTTGTGGCCGGAATTTACCGGCATCTACGCCATAGTGAGTTTATTCATTGTCTCAGCGGTATTGGCGGAATTAACGTACCGCTTTATCGAACAACCTTTTCGCAATGTATCTGGAAAATTCTATCTGCCGGCTAAGTCTGCATTGATTAGCTGTGGTGCTGCTTCGATATTTCTTGTGCTTATTGCTGGAGGCTATGGTTGGCAAGTTAAGTCCTGGCAGCTGTTTTCTGATCAGCTTGCGCAGGAGTATGTACCAGATACAAGCCCCGAGTTCACCGGCTATGTGCCCAGAAATCTAGCGCCTGACTTGCGCCAAGTAAGCAAGTCGGTGCCGAAGATCTATAACGATGGTTGCCATGATGACTTGATTGCAGAGGTTGCAGCTGGTTGTGTATTTGGCGATACCAATGCACGCAAAACCTACGTGCTTTATGGAGATTCTCATGCGGCGCAATGGTTTCCAGCCTTGCAGAAATATTCAGAAAAAAATGGAGTTAGATTAGTTACGTTTACGAAAAGCTCATGTCCTGCGACTGATATAGATGTGATATGGCGGGGTGGCGAATATACCAGCTGTGTTAATTGGCGCAAAAAAGTACTGAAAAAAATTAATCAGCTCAATCCTGATGTGGTAATAGTTTCCAGTTATTATGGGGCGAGAGCATCTTTGGATATGGAGGATTCGTCCAAAGAATGGATGCAAGGATTGGTGCGAATGTTTACCAGTTTTCCTGAGAAAACACAGGTGGTTATCATTGGCGATACCCCCAGTTTTACACGCACACCAGCGCTATGTTTATCAAAAAATCTGTCAGATACGGATAAGTGTGCAGAGCCAAGAGGGAATGTTGTGGATTTGCAACTCGCCGATATGGAAGAAAAGGTCGCGCGCGATCACCACCAGCATTACATTGATATGAACCGCTATTTGTGTACAGATTCTACCTGTGGCCTGATCGTTGGCAATGTCCTTATTTATCGAGATCGACACCACATTACGGTTGAATTTAGTGAGAAATTGGCAGACGTTTTGGGGGGCGCTATTGATGGCACGCTAATCTCTTCTCTCGCACTACATAATTGA
- a CDS encoding Crp/Fnr family transcriptional regulator, whose protein sequence is MPAPINPRQNRLISALPLKVQDQLLPDLELVPLPLGMVLYESGEVMRYVYFPADCIVSLLNVLESGASAEISIVGNDGIVGVALFMGGESTPSRAIVQSGGYAYRLAAQKFKDAFNQHVEMLTLLLRYTQALITQMAQTAVCNRHHSIDQQLCRWLLLSLDRLPANRITMTQELIANMLGVRREGVTEAAGKLQRLGVIQYSRGNITVVDRRHLEELCCECYAVVKKETDRLMPYLIPGPLS, encoded by the coding sequence ATGCCTGCGCCAATCAATCCCCGCCAGAATCGATTAATCTCGGCCTTGCCGCTCAAAGTACAGGACCAACTGTTACCTGACCTTGAATTGGTACCTTTGCCCTTGGGCATGGTGCTCTATGAGTCGGGCGAGGTGATGCGCTACGTCTATTTTCCAGCGGATTGTATTGTTTCACTGCTTAATGTCCTGGAATCAGGAGCATCAGCAGAAATATCTATTGTCGGCAACGACGGCATTGTCGGCGTGGCCCTCTTCATGGGTGGGGAAAGCACACCTAGTCGCGCCATTGTCCAGAGTGGCGGTTATGCCTATCGACTCGCTGCACAAAAATTCAAGGATGCATTTAATCAGCACGTGGAAATGCTCACGTTGTTGTTGCGCTATACCCAGGCCTTGATAACACAAATGGCACAAACGGCAGTGTGTAATCGCCATCATTCAATTGATCAGCAGTTGTGTCGTTGGCTGCTCTTATCCCTGGATCGCTTACCTGCCAATCGCATTACTATGACACAAGAACTTATTGCCAATATGTTGGGGGTTCGTCGTGAAGGTGTTACTGAGGCTGCAGGTAAATTACAGCGCCTGGGTGTTATACAGTATTCTCGCGGGAATATCACTGTTGTTGATCGCCGGCACCTGGAAGAGCTTTGCTGTGAATGTTATGCCGTAGTCAAAAAAGAAACTGATCGCTTAATGCCTTACCTGATCCCAGGGCCCCTTTCCTAG